One region of Chryseobacterium sp. SORGH_AS_0447 genomic DNA includes:
- a CDS encoding PA2169 family four-helix-bundle protein, with the protein MNNEKTVSTLNDLLNITNDRIEGFSKVEDKVWENHSGLKADYDQMVSQSQQMKSDLIRMINEHGGDADNTTSTAGALHRAWIDVKNAFSADKEESTLENVVFGEKAAIDAYQDALDSGDLTPECSRTISDHLHHLKSSYAKFENLEEVKS; encoded by the coding sequence ATGAACAACGAAAAAACAGTATCAACATTAAACGATTTACTGAACATCACGAACGACAGAATTGAAGGATTTTCAAAAGTAGAAGACAAAGTATGGGAAAACCATTCCGGATTGAAAGCAGACTACGACCAAATGGTTTCACAATCGCAGCAGATGAAATCCGATCTGATCAGAATGATTAATGAGCACGGAGGAGATGCAGATAATACGACAAGTACTGCAGGAGCGTTGCACAGAGCATGGATTGATGTAAAAAATGCTTTTTCAGCAGACAAGGAAGAATCTACACTGGAAAATGTGGTTTTCGGAGAAAAAGCAGCAATTGACGCGTATCAGGATGCCTTGGACAGCGGAGATTTAACTCCGGAATGTTCAAGAACAATTTCAGACCATCTGCATCATTTAAAATCTTCTTATGCTAAATTTGAAAATTTAGAAGAAGTAAAATCATAA
- a CDS encoding molecular chaperone produces the protein MKRLCFIALYSLVCFFCHLSAQTGVSVSPPRLYFESGLANSSTQKVTVTNVSSKNSLDLAVSLGDWEYNERGENIMAAANTLPSSCAGWISVKKEDNYFTLAPGQKKDIDVTLTVPGTLSDKLFTHTAVLYVSQMNPVDDVDSKGANIKVSIRSGIKIFHKLPAAKNKKLEIQNLSYDKSKETLDLTFDNLGDVWADGKISTDLVNTQNGKKTTLETIVFYTMPGNKREMSIPLPTGLEKGKYTASVIIDYGDRDNLELGELNFTYE, from the coding sequence ATGAAAAGACTCTGTTTTATCGCTCTTTACTCACTTGTATGTTTTTTTTGCCATCTATCCGCTCAAACCGGAGTATCCGTTTCTCCGCCGAGGCTTTATTTTGAGTCCGGTCTTGCAAACAGCAGTACCCAGAAAGTTACGGTAACCAATGTAAGCTCCAAGAATTCTCTGGATCTTGCCGTAAGTCTCGGTGACTGGGAGTATAACGAAAGAGGAGAGAACATTATGGCTGCAGCCAATACCTTACCTTCATCTTGTGCCGGCTGGATTTCCGTAAAAAAGGAAGATAACTATTTTACCCTTGCACCGGGGCAGAAAAAAGACATCGATGTTACTCTTACCGTTCCCGGAACATTATCAGACAAGCTTTTCACCCATACGGCAGTTCTGTATGTAAGCCAGATGAATCCTGTGGATGATGTGGACAGCAAAGGAGCCAACATTAAAGTAAGCATCCGTTCGGGCATAAAGATATTTCATAAACTTCCGGCAGCGAAAAACAAAAAACTGGAAATACAGAATTTATCCTATGATAAATCGAAGGAAACTCTTGATCTTACCTTTGATAATCTCGGAGATGTATGGGCAGACGGCAAGATATCTACAGATCTTGTCAATACCCAAAACGGTAAAAAAACAACGCTGGAAACAATTGTTTTTTATACCATGCCTGGAAACAAAAGAGAAATGAGCATTCCGCTTCCTACCGGTCTGGAAAAAGGAAAATATACCGCTTCAGTGATTATAGATTACGGTGACCGGGATAATCTCGAATTAGGAGAATTAAACTTCACGTATGAGTAA
- a CDS encoding AraC family transcriptional regulator, which yields MEDMDIEVENMPYSVTSGQIAFLGPQKHIVFSKTGGSNILCISFSASFYERSSKDSLFLHSQLFFNYHTDFFVAPFSNIEQMRVIFMERLEAFRIKDENLYVSAAHNAVERLILDAFLYIPNEEIKKDIKFDYLHYVNRFKILLQRDYKKEKKVAHYASELNITSRKLTEMTEYVLGKTAKSIIIEKVISEFKKTLAFTSYTISEISYDLGFSDEGNFSNFVKKHTGKNPSEMK from the coding sequence ATGGAGGACATGGACATTGAGGTAGAAAATATGCCTTACTCCGTCACATCAGGCCAGATTGCTTTTTTAGGACCTCAGAAACATATTGTTTTCAGCAAGACCGGCGGATCGAATATCTTGTGTATTTCTTTTTCTGCAAGCTTTTACGAAAGATCTTCAAAAGACAGCCTTTTTCTTCATTCACAGCTGTTTTTTAATTACCATACCGATTTTTTCGTTGCTCCGTTTTCAAATATTGAGCAGATGCGCGTTATTTTCATGGAACGTCTGGAGGCTTTTCGTATTAAAGATGAAAACCTGTACGTATCTGCAGCCCATAACGCTGTCGAAAGACTGATTCTTGATGCTTTTCTCTATATTCCCAATGAAGAAATTAAAAAAGACATTAAATTCGATTATCTTCATTATGTAAACCGGTTCAAGATTCTTCTTCAAAGGGATTACAAAAAAGAGAAGAAAGTGGCTCATTACGCAAGCGAGCTTAACATTACTTCCAGAAAACTTACTGAGATGACCGAGTATGTTTTGGGAAAAACAGCAAAAAGCATTATTATCGAAAAAGTGATCAGCGAATTCAAAAAAACACTTGCTTTTACCAGCTATACCATTTCGGAAATTTCCTATGACCTGGGTTTCAGCGATGAAGGAAACTTCAGCAATTTTGTTAAAAAACATACCGGAAAAAATCCTTCAGAGATGAAATAG
- a CDS encoding AraC family transcriptional regulator translates to MKHSNPAFEAVKPNIGSSFTSLKFQRNENLKSHVWHYHPEIELIFVCKGSGKRQIGSNISYFSDGDLVLIGSNLPHCGMTNENTNNDYEMVLQFKPDFLGEPLWETPEMQKISSLLEKSKAGIVFGEKVKKEIGEKIVEMHDAVSFRRLMCVLEILEELATTQDYRILNAGKYYLQTQVEDNERINIIFNYVKDHFREQITLEEVADLANMKVPSFCRYFKKITNKTFTHFVNEYRITHSLKLLAEQPLSITEVCFESGFNNFSYFNKTFKEYVKKSPSQYRKEFNYFME, encoded by the coding sequence ATGAAACATTCTAATCCGGCATTTGAAGCAGTGAAGCCTAATATAGGCAGCAGCTTCACAAGTTTAAAATTTCAAAGAAATGAGAATTTAAAATCTCATGTCTGGCATTATCACCCTGAAATTGAGCTTATTTTCGTATGCAAAGGTTCAGGGAAAAGACAGATCGGGAGTAATATTTCCTACTTTTCCGATGGTGATCTCGTGCTGATCGGCAGCAATCTTCCGCATTGCGGGATGACCAATGAAAATACAAACAACGATTACGAGATGGTTCTTCAGTTCAAACCGGACTTTTTGGGTGAACCCTTGTGGGAAACTCCGGAAATGCAGAAGATCTCAAGCCTTTTGGAAAAGTCCAAGGCTGGCATCGTATTCGGAGAGAAAGTAAAAAAAGAAATCGGCGAAAAAATTGTGGAAATGCATGATGCCGTATCATTCAGAAGACTGATGTGTGTATTGGAGATCCTCGAAGAGCTAGCCACTACGCAGGACTACAGAATCCTGAATGCCGGAAAATATTATCTTCAGACTCAGGTGGAGGATAATGAAAGGATTAACATTATCTTTAATTATGTAAAAGACCATTTTCGGGAACAGATCACTTTAGAGGAAGTTGCAGATCTGGCCAATATGAAAGTGCCTTCTTTCTGCCGGTATTTTAAAAAAATCACCAATAAAACTTTTACCCACTTTGTCAATGAATACCGCATTACCCATTCGCTGAAACTTTTGGCTGAACAGCCTTTAAGCATTACCGAAGTCTGTTTTGAGTCGGGCTTTAATAATTTCAGCTATTTCAATAAGACCTTTAAGGAATACGTTAAAAAAAGCCCGTCACAGTATCGGAAAGAATTTAATTATTTCATGGAATAA
- the pgl gene encoding 6-phosphogluconolactonase has translation MEITVFDDLDTLYKKAADTFVELAEKSIASKDRFAVALSGGSSPKAIFSLLATEEYSQKVEWNKVYFFWVDERWVPLEDEKSNARMTFETLLHRVPVNGDQIFPMYKDGIEPEDYAKEYENQIRTVLGEEGIFDFILLGMGDDGHTASLFPGEKVLEEKDKWVDAYYLKPQEMFRITLTAPIINKAEHILVVAFGESKKHALNEVLNGEYNPQLYPLQLIRPKEGFMFFTDEKAKG, from the coding sequence ATGGAGATTACCGTATTTGATGATTTAGATACCTTATATAAAAAAGCGGCGGACACTTTTGTTGAGCTTGCTGAAAAGTCAATTGCTTCCAAAGACCGTTTTGCTGTGGCATTAAGCGGAGGATCTTCCCCGAAAGCGATTTTCAGCCTGTTGGCTACAGAAGAATATTCGCAGAAAGTAGAGTGGAACAAAGTCTATTTTTTCTGGGTGGATGAACGTTGGGTTCCTTTGGAGGATGAAAAAAGCAACGCCCGGATGACTTTCGAAACACTTTTGCACCGGGTTCCTGTAAATGGAGACCAGATTTTTCCCATGTATAAAGACGGGATTGAGCCGGAAGATTATGCCAAAGAATATGAAAACCAGATCAGGACGGTTCTTGGCGAAGAAGGAATCTTTGATTTCATCCTGTTGGGAATGGGGGACGACGGTCACACAGCGTCTTTATTCCCGGGTGAGAAGGTGCTGGAAGAAAAAGATAAATGGGTGGATGCCTATTACCTGAAGCCTCAGGAAATGTTCAGGATTACCCTGACGGCGCCAATTATCAACAAGGCCGAACATATCCTGGTAGTCGCATTCGGAGAATCGAAAAAGCACGCACTGAATGAAGTGTTGAACGGAGAATACAATCCCCAACTTTATCCGTTGCAGCTTATCCGTCCGAAAGAAGGCTTCATGTTCTTTACCGATGAAAAGGCAAAAGGATAA
- the zwf gene encoding glucose-6-phosphate dehydrogenase: MNDNKILQPTTIIIFGATGDLAKRKLFPAFYNLYIDGRMPKGFNIVALGRSENTDENFKSYIKENLEIFSRKKVTSEDWAGFQAHISYFQHQLDQESSYENLQKKLNSLDEIYGMRGNRLFYLSIGPNFVATISNHIKNSSLASDPKKDRIIIEKPFGHDKQSAIELNSLLAETFEEEQIYRIDHYLGKETVQNILAFRFGNSIFEPLWDYKHIESIQITVAEEVGVETRGSFYEQTGALRDMIQNHLLQILCMVAMEPPVSLEAGEIRDRKVDVLKSIRRITPDKVDHYAVRGQYGKGTVNGVDVKGYRQEDGIAPNSNTETFAAVKFYLDNERWQGVPFYVRTGKKMKEKHSYITIQFKPLPHSTFSDSEQLLSANRLIINIQPLMDIRLQFMTKKPGLSLVLKPVEMIFDNFACQEDTPEAYETLLLDALMGDLTLFMRSDQVEEAWDVVKTIQEAWENNKDVFFPNYEAGTWGPKDSFTLVERQGHTWV; encoded by the coding sequence ATGAACGATAATAAAATCTTGCAGCCAACCACCATTATTATTTTCGGTGCTACAGGAGACCTTGCAAAAAGAAAACTTTTTCCTGCGTTTTATAATTTATACATCGACGGAAGAATGCCCAAAGGCTTCAATATCGTAGCCTTAGGAAGATCTGAAAATACCGATGAAAATTTTAAAAGCTACATCAAGGAAAACCTGGAAATCTTTTCAAGAAAAAAAGTAACTTCAGAAGACTGGGCGGGCTTCCAGGCACACATTTCCTATTTCCAGCACCAGCTGGATCAGGAAAGTTCTTACGAGAACCTTCAGAAAAAGCTTAACAGCCTAGATGAAATATACGGAATGAGAGGAAACCGCCTTTTTTACCTGTCGATCGGTCCGAATTTCGTGGCCACGATTTCCAACCATATCAAAAACTCATCCCTGGCTTCGGATCCTAAAAAGGACAGGATCATCATCGAAAAGCCTTTTGGCCACGACAAGCAGTCGGCAATCGAGCTGAACAGCCTTCTGGCAGAGACTTTTGAAGAAGAGCAGATCTATCGTATCGACCATTACCTGGGAAAAGAAACGGTACAGAATATTTTAGCGTTCCGGTTCGGAAATTCTATTTTCGAACCTTTATGGGATTACAAACACATCGAATCGATACAGATTACTGTTGCCGAAGAAGTAGGTGTGGAAACCAGAGGCAGCTTTTACGAGCAGACGGGTGCTTTAAGGGATATGATCCAGAATCACCTTCTTCAGATCCTCTGTATGGTGGCGATGGAGCCGCCGGTTTCACTGGAAGCGGGGGAGATCAGGGACCGCAAGGTAGATGTTCTGAAATCCATCCGCAGGATTACTCCGGATAAAGTAGACCATTATGCGGTAAGAGGCCAGTACGGAAAAGGTACCGTGAACGGTGTGGATGTGAAAGGATACCGGCAGGAAGACGGCATTGCGCCAAATTCCAATACGGAAACTTTCGCAGCCGTAAAATTCTACCTGGATAACGAAAGATGGCAGGGCGTTCCTTTCTACGTACGCACCGGGAAAAAGATGAAGGAAAAACATTCCTATATTACCATCCAGTTTAAGCCGCTTCCGCATTCTACGTTCTCAGACAGCGAGCAGCTGCTTTCTGCCAACCGTCTGATCATCAATATTCAGCCGTTGATGGATATCAGGCTGCAGTTTATGACCAAAAAACCGGGACTTTCCCTGGTGTTGAAGCCGGTGGAAATGATCTTTGATAATTTTGCCTGCCAGGAAGATACCCCGGAAGCTTATGAAACGCTATTGCTGGATGCGCTGATGGGCGACCTGACGCTGTTTATGCGTTCCGATCAGGTGGAAGAAGCCTGGGATGTGGTAAAAACCATACAGGAAGCCTGGGAAAATAATAAAGATGTATTTTTTCCGAATTATGAGGCCGGAACCTGGGGCCCGAAAGACAGCTTTACCTTAGTTGAAAGACAGGGTCATACCTGGGTGTAA
- the gndA gene encoding NADP-dependent phosphogluconate dehydrogenase, which translates to MERYIYGMIGLGVMGRNLLYNIAEKGFSIAGFDLDAEKVRELHEGATPEMHIKGIGSLEDFAAALETPRKIILMVPAGKPVDAVLENITPFLSEGDIVIDAGNSYFRDTERRIADLASKNLHFMGMGVSGGEKGARKGPSIMPGGDLEAFTLIQPMLESIAAKVDGEACTAYMGKSSAGNYVKMVHNGIEYAIMQLISEAYDLLRKGAGLNNDQLYEVFREWNNGEMNSFLIEITRDIFQQKDDLAEGYLVDHILDKAGAKGTGKWTSEQAMEIGVSIPTIDIAVTSRILSAYKDERIKASELYTEKEISVPENNELFIKEVGDALYLATLISYAQGLALLVKASEEYHFDIPLKDVVKIWRGGCIIRSVLLEKFYSAYTKNDGLSNILLDEEISQIVKSKIKALRNTASYAVSNGISSLGIQTALGYFDAYTTASLPVNLIQAQRDYFGAHTYQRIDREGIFHTSWGSVNN; encoded by the coding sequence ATGGAAAGATATATTTACGGGATGATCGGGCTCGGTGTGATGGGAAGGAACCTTCTTTACAACATTGCAGAGAAAGGTTTTTCGATCGCAGGATTTGATCTGGATGCTGAAAAAGTGCGCGAACTGCATGAAGGAGCCACTCCGGAAATGCACATTAAAGGAATCGGTTCTTTAGAAGATTTCGCAGCCGCACTGGAAACCCCTAGAAAAATTATTTTAATGGTTCCCGCAGGAAAGCCTGTAGATGCCGTGCTGGAAAATATCACGCCGTTTCTGAGCGAAGGTGATATCGTAATCGATGCAGGAAACTCATATTTCAGAGATACCGAAAGACGAATCGCCGACTTGGCATCCAAAAATCTTCATTTTATGGGAATGGGCGTATCAGGAGGCGAAAAAGGAGCGCGAAAAGGCCCAAGCATTATGCCGGGCGGCGATCTGGAAGCCTTTACGCTAATCCAGCCGATGCTGGAATCGATTGCTGCTAAAGTAGACGGTGAAGCATGTACGGCCTACATGGGTAAAAGCTCTGCCGGAAATTATGTAAAAATGGTTCATAACGGAATCGAATATGCCATCATGCAGCTGATCAGTGAGGCATATGACCTCCTTAGAAAAGGAGCCGGACTGAATAACGACCAGCTTTACGAAGTGTTCAGAGAGTGGAACAACGGCGAAATGAATTCTTTCCTGATCGAAATCACAAGAGATATTTTCCAACAGAAAGATGATTTGGCAGAGGGCTATTTAGTAGATCATATCCTGGATAAAGCAGGAGCGAAAGGAACCGGAAAATGGACTTCCGAGCAGGCGATGGAGATTGGCGTTTCAATCCCGACCATCGATATTGCCGTTACTTCAAGAATTTTATCGGCTTACAAAGACGAAAGGATCAAAGCTTCCGAACTCTACACGGAAAAGGAAATTTCTGTTCCGGAAAATAATGAACTGTTCATCAAAGAAGTCGGCGATGCCTTATATCTGGCTACCCTGATCAGCTATGCGCAAGGGCTTGCTTTATTGGTAAAAGCTTCTGAAGAATACCATTTCGATATCCCTTTAAAAGATGTTGTGAAAATCTGGAGAGGCGGCTGTATTATCCGTTCCGTACTGCTGGAAAAATTCTATTCGGCTTATACCAAGAATGACGGTCTGTCTAACATCCTGCTGGATGAAGAAATTTCCCAAATTGTAAAATCAAAGATCAAAGCTTTACGAAATACAGCATCTTATGCAGTTTCTAATGGGATCTCAAGCTTGGGGATCCAGACTGCTTTAGGCTATTTTGATGCCTATACTACAGCATCTCTTCCGGTAAACCTGATCCAGGCACAACGTGATTATTTCGGAGCGCATACGTATCAGAGAATCGACCGGGAAGGTATTTTCCATACTTCATGGGGAAGTGTAAACAATTAA
- a CDS encoding DNA-3-methyladenine glycosylase, whose amino-acid sequence MKRKLTPAYYQNPDVEFMAKDLLGKILYTNKNGELTAGIITETEAYFGIDDKASHAYGNRRTARTEIMYGPGGSAYVYLCYGIHYLLNIVVSGSDDPKCVLIRAVEPFSGSEMIEQRRKMSVQKTAVSSGPGSLSKALGIDSSFNRKELSGDEIWIEDIGNRYAPDEIAAVPRIGVDYAKEHALLPLRFYIKNNKFVSKKVKFL is encoded by the coding sequence ATGAAGAGAAAACTTACGCCTGCATACTATCAAAACCCTGATGTTGAATTTATGGCTAAAGACCTGTTGGGTAAGATTCTGTACACTAACAAAAACGGAGAGCTTACTGCGGGAATCATTACCGAGACAGAAGCCTATTTCGGGATTGATGACAAAGCTTCACATGCCTACGGAAACCGCCGTACTGCCAGGACGGAAATTATGTACGGACCCGGAGGTTCTGCCTATGTCTATCTCTGCTACGGAATTCATTATCTGCTGAATATCGTGGTTTCGGGCAGTGATGATCCCAAATGTGTCTTAATAAGAGCCGTAGAACCTTTTTCAGGAAGTGAGATGATAGAACAAAGACGGAAAATGTCTGTACAGAAAACCGCCGTTTCTTCAGGCCCGGGTTCGCTTTCAAAAGCACTGGGAATCGACAGTTCCTTCAACAGAAAAGAATTATCCGGGGACGAAATCTGGATCGAAGACATCGGTAACCGGTATGCTCCGGACGAAATTGCCGCCGTTCCCCGAATTGGAGTTGATTATGCCAAAGAACATGCACTGCTGCCACTGCGGTTTTATATCAAGAACAACAAATTCGTCAGTAAAAAGGTGAAATTCCTCTAA
- a CDS encoding ABC transporter ATP-binding protein has translation MLKTINLHKKYNDFTALQSLNLEVGKGEIFALLGQNGAGKSTTINILLGLIKATSGDAFINYISVKDHPQDIKKHLAYIPETVLLYPNLTGIENLDFFSQIAGFSYTRDELSAFLKRTGLQETAHHKALGGYSKGMRQKVGIAIALAKNAKVLLLDEPTSGLDPIATAEFTEIVRQLGQEGRTVFMATHDIFNAVSVATNIGIMKQGELVQHLPSRDFSASELQELYLKTI, from the coding sequence ATGCTAAAGACCATCAACCTTCATAAAAAATACAACGATTTTACCGCACTTCAATCCCTTAACCTGGAAGTCGGGAAAGGTGAAATATTCGCTTTGCTGGGACAAAACGGAGCCGGGAAAAGTACGACGATCAATATTCTGCTGGGACTCATCAAAGCGACGTCCGGCGATGCTTTCATCAATTATATATCCGTAAAAGACCATCCGCAGGACATTAAAAAACACCTGGCCTACATTCCGGAAACGGTATTGCTGTACCCGAACCTTACCGGAATTGAAAACCTGGACTTTTTTTCACAAATTGCCGGTTTTTCCTACACCCGGGATGAGTTGTCTGCATTTCTGAAACGTACCGGCCTTCAGGAAACGGCCCATCATAAAGCACTGGGCGGATATTCCAAAGGGATGCGCCAGAAAGTGGGCATTGCCATTGCCTTGGCGAAAAATGCAAAAGTCCTTTTACTCGACGAGCCGACCAGCGGATTGGACCCTATTGCCACAGCGGAATTTACAGAAATCGTACGGCAGCTCGGACAAGAAGGGCGTACCGTTTTTATGGCCACCCATGATATTTTCAATGCCGTGAGCGTTGCCACCAATATAGGGATTATGAAGCAGGGGGAATTGGTGCAGCATCTGCCTTCCCGGGACTTTTCCGCGTCGGAGCTCCAGGAATTGTATCTGAAGACGATTTAA
- a CDS encoding DUF3526 domain-containing protein, translating to MKNYLFKQFYCNKAYTSALVFLLLAGIMAIYTGKKFLDRNQDIIAKSEQFQKESIRKNVNYHNEDLGLILYYIKFNLINETPKLAALNIGMRDVNPSVQGVTIRNLEEQRYNADFYNPASAAAGNFDFSFVLVFLFPLIIVAFCYNIISEEEESGRWKLLSVQSRDLGKLLDMKLLIRFLTVSAVYFLLIFIASIWISIPLSINFMAFIMAGWLYIVFWFVLCRWIVSFRKSSAQNALILLIVWVGINFIVPMSSNILIQKFYPVQESLKAVMQQREGYHNKWDEPKQPTMQKFYKAYPQFAKFTVKEDDSFSWTWYYAMQHMGDLEASFSSQHYNEKMAKRNQAAEILGYFLPNIHTQLEGSRLAETGMDNHLDFGIGLKKFHEEKRLFFYPLIFSGQHPDVVDWNRQTVKSFREDVPLDPAALFLPYVLIIAILLILSQIKFRKLC from the coding sequence ATGAAAAATTACCTATTTAAACAGTTTTACTGCAATAAAGCCTATACTTCCGCCCTGGTTTTCCTGTTGCTGGCCGGCATCATGGCCATCTACACCGGGAAGAAATTCCTCGACAGGAATCAGGATATTATCGCTAAAAGTGAGCAGTTCCAGAAAGAAAGCATCAGGAAAAATGTGAATTACCACAATGAAGATCTGGGCCTGATTTTATATTATATCAAATTCAATCTCATAAACGAAACACCCAAGCTCGCTGCCCTAAATATCGGAATGCGGGACGTTAATCCTTCGGTTCAGGGCGTAACAATACGAAATCTTGAGGAGCAGCGTTACAATGCGGATTTCTATAATCCGGCGAGTGCAGCGGCGGGGAATTTTGATTTCAGTTTTGTCCTGGTTTTTCTTTTCCCTCTGATTATTGTGGCCTTCTGCTACAATATTATTTCCGAAGAAGAGGAGAGCGGCCGCTGGAAACTGCTTTCGGTGCAGAGCCGGGACCTGGGAAAGCTTTTGGATATGAAATTGCTCATCCGTTTTCTGACGGTCAGTGCAGTGTATTTCCTGCTGATTTTTATTGCTTCCATCTGGATTTCTATTCCTTTGAGTATAAATTTCATGGCTTTCATCATGGCCGGATGGCTTTATATTGTCTTCTGGTTTGTGCTTTGCCGGTGGATCGTCTCATTCAGAAAATCATCTGCCCAGAATGCCTTGATTCTTCTGATCGTCTGGGTAGGAATCAATTTTATTGTTCCGATGAGCAGCAATATCCTGATCCAGAAATTTTATCCTGTTCAGGAATCCTTAAAGGCAGTGATGCAGCAGCGCGAAGGTTATCACAACAAATGGGATGAACCAAAGCAGCCGACCATGCAGAAGTTTTATAAAGCTTACCCTCAATTCGCGAAGTTTACAGTAAAGGAAGACGACAGTTTCTCGTGGACCTGGTATTATGCCATGCAGCACATGGGCGATCTGGAAGCATCCTTTTCTTCGCAGCATTACAATGAAAAAATGGCAAAACGGAATCAGGCTGCGGAAATATTAGGGTATTTCCTTCCGAATATCCATACGCAGCTGGAGGGAAGCCGGCTTGCGGAAACAGGGATGGATAACCATCTGGACTTCGGGATCGGCTTAAAGAAATTTCATGAAGAAAAACGGCTGTTCTTCTATCCGCTCATCTTTTCCGGCCAACATCCGGATGTGGTCGACTGGAACCGGCAAACGGTAAAATCATTTCGTGAAGATGTTCCTCTGGACCCGGCTGCCCTGTTTTTGCCTTATGTCCTGATTATTGCCATTCTTCTTATTCTTTCACAAATTAAATTCAGAAAATTATGCTAA
- a CDS encoding DUF3526 domain-containing protein, protein MKKSTLQLIIRKTRQDLMKGKQNLLICMTVLLFCLLSIGAGFTKYTETNAQVKEYRKQVREQWEHRPAKHPHRMAHYGYLVFRMAHPLSIFDNGMDDYLGNVIFLEAHKQNSANLSEAGSSGILVRFGTFSSAFILQCIVPLIILFSGFGLIAQERENATLKILITQGASGTTIVRGKILGLWQFSLLFLLPVLPVVLVTAMMSGISGWDDLTVRLLVILLGYMIYYFFISTLTVLVSAVSRSSSLALVCLIGSWLLLVIFFPKGIQFAAQNLYPVPSRIAFETVLEKDILKAGDSHNPDDPHFNKIKDSLLVRYNVKSTNELPFNYSGFVMKEGERISSQIYIRHQKELEETFASQQRFSELSAFIDPLMAVKNVSMTASGTDYFSYTRFQKQAEEYRYRLAQKMNDLQIEKISNIKPEKGGPAAIVDAGNWKKFP, encoded by the coding sequence ATGAAAAAGTCAACATTACAGCTGATCATCAGGAAAACACGGCAGGACCTGATGAAAGGAAAACAAAACCTGCTGATCTGCATGACCGTCCTTTTATTCTGCCTGCTGAGCATCGGGGCCGGATTTACAAAATATACCGAAACCAATGCACAGGTAAAGGAATACCGGAAACAGGTGCGCGAACAGTGGGAACACCGGCCTGCCAAACATCCGCACCGGATGGCCCATTACGGCTATCTTGTCTTCAGGATGGCCCATCCGCTAAGTATTTTTGATAACGGAATGGACGATTACCTGGGTAATGTAATCTTTCTTGAAGCCCACAAGCAAAATTCAGCCAACCTGTCGGAAGCGGGAAGCTCCGGTATTCTGGTCCGTTTCGGAACTTTCAGCAGTGCTTTCATCCTGCAATGTATCGTTCCGCTGATTATTTTATTTTCCGGTTTCGGGCTGATAGCCCAGGAGCGGGAAAATGCCACGCTGAAAATCCTGATCACCCAGGGCGCGTCGGGTACCACAATTGTTCGTGGGAAAATCCTTGGTCTCTGGCAGTTCTCACTGTTATTCCTGCTGCCGGTTTTACCGGTCGTGCTGGTGACGGCGATGATGTCCGGAATATCCGGATGGGACGATCTTACCGTCCGGTTGCTGGTGATTCTGTTGGGATATATGATCTACTACTTCTTTATCAGTACATTAACTGTCCTGGTTTCAGCAGTCAGCAGGAGTTCTTCGCTGGCATTGGTCTGTCTGATCGGGAGCTGGCTCCTTCTGGTGATTTTTTTCCCGAAGGGAATTCAGTTTGCTGCACAGAACCTGTATCCGGTGCCTTCCAGGATTGCTTTTGAAACCGTCCTGGAGAAGGATATCCTGAAAGCAGGGGACAGCCATAATCCCGACGACCCGCATTTCAATAAAATAAAGGATTCCCTTCTGGTGCGCTACAATGTGAAATCCACCAATGAACTTCCGTTCAATTACAGCGGTTTCGTGATGAAGGAAGGAGAAAGAATCAGTTCGCAGATCTACATCAGGCATCAGAAAGAGCTGGAAGAAACCTTTGCCAGCCAGCAGCGGTTTTCGGAACTGAGTGCTTTCATCGATCCGTTGATGGCCGTTAAAAATGTTTCCATGACGGCCTCAGGAACCGATTATTTCTCTTATACCCGGTTTCAGAAGCAGGCTGAGGAATACCGTTACCGCCTGGCGCAGAAAATGAACGACCTGCAGATTGAAAAGATCAGCAACATCAAGCCGGAAAAGGGTGGGCCGGCGGCCATTGTGGATGCCGGAAACTGGAAAAAGTTTCCCTGA